From a single Candoia aspera isolate rCanAsp1 chromosome 10, rCanAsp1.hap2, whole genome shotgun sequence genomic region:
- the PEF1 gene encoding peflin has translation MAASYPYGQGFPGSAGQVPGATQGGYPGGQYGGGLPSGGPYRGPAPGGPYGAPSSGGPYGYPSSGPAGGMYGGGPAPGGSYGQPANPYGTPQPGPYGAGGSGGHVPPGVDPEAFSWFQSVDADHSGYISTKELRQALVNSNWSAFSDDTCLMMMNMFDKSKSGRMDLYGFSALWRFIQQWRNLFQQFDRDHSGSINGNELHQALCQMGYNLSPQFSQLLLSRYSQKASHPGVQLDRFIQICTLLQTMTEAFREKDTGMTGNARISYEDFLMMSATRML, from the exons ATGGCGGCCAGTTACCCGTATGGCCAG GGTTTCCCTGGGTCTGCAGGACAGGTTCCAGGAGCAACACAAGGTGGCTACCCTGGAGGCCAGTATGGAGGTGGACTGCCTTCTGGGGGACCGTATAGGGGCCCAGCACCTGGAGGCCCGTATGGAGCACCATCCAGTGGAGGACCGTATGGATACCCTTCCTCTGGCCCTGCTGGTGGAATGTATGGAGGTGGCCCAGCCCCAGGAGGGTCATATGGACAGCCTGCTAATCCTTACGGTACTCCCCAACCTGGGCCCTATGGGGCAGGTGGTTCTGGAG GCCACGTTCCCCCTGGCGTGGACCCAGAAGCTTTCTCTTGGTTCCAGAGTGTAGATGCTGACCACAGTGGATACATCTCGaccaaggagctcaggcaggccCTCGTCAACTCCAACTGGTCTGCTTTCAGCGATGATACTTGCTTGATGATGATGA ACATGTTTGACAAAAGCAAGTCTGGCCGGATGGATCTCTATGGGTTTTCAGCCCTGTGGCGTTTCATACAACAGTGGCGGAATCTGTTCCAGCAGTTCGATCGGGACCATTCGGGAAGCATTAATGGTAACGAGCTGCACCAAG CTCTTTGCCAAATGGGATACAACTTGAGCCCCCAGTTTTCCCAGCTGCTGCTCTCCCGTTATTCTCAGAAGGCTTCCCATCCTGGCGTCCAGTTGGACCGCTTCATCCAGATCTGCACTCTCCTCCAGACCATGACCGAGGCCTTCCGGGAGAAGGATACTGGCATGACAGGCAACGCACGGATCAGCTACGAAGACTTCCTGATGATGTCGGCTACTCGCATGTTGTGA